A genomic region of Polynucleobacter necessarius contains the following coding sequences:
- a CDS encoding PaaI family thioesterase: MTLLDFAMAAAARSSFNHPLGVITIDMTTRFLRTSVGKIVVEGRVLKAGKSINYCEAVVLSESGEMTAKSSGTFMLRK, from the coding sequence ATGACCTTGCTGGATTTTGCAATGGCTGCAGCTGCTCGTAGCTCGTTTAACCATCCTTTGGGAGTCATCACTATTGATATGACCACCAGATTTTTGCGTACTAGCGTTGGAAAAATCGTCGTAGAAGGCAGGGTGCTGAAGGCTGGCAAGTCTATTAATTACTGCGAAGCCGTTGTTTTAAGTGAGTCCGGCGAGATGACCGCTAAATCCAGCGGCACATTTATGTTGAGAAAGTAA
- a CDS encoding H-NS family nucleoid-associated regulatory protein: MPSYKELLAQREQLDKQIKEAIALEKADGIAKAKLIIEQYGLSASDLFSRKAGKSVGGKVAPKYRNSSTGETWTGRGKAPKWIDGKDRSAYLI, translated from the coding sequence ATGCCTTCTTATAAAGAGCTATTAGCCCAACGTGAGCAGCTGGACAAACAGATTAAAGAGGCGATAGCGCTTGAAAAGGCTGATGGCATTGCTAAGGCAAAGCTCATTATTGAGCAATACGGCTTGTCAGCCTCAGACTTATTTAGTCGCAAGGCAGGCAAGAGCGTTGGTGGCAAAGTAGCGCCAAAGTACCGCAATTCATCCACAGGCGAGACATGGACGGGTCGCGGCAAGGCTCCTAAGTGGATTGATGGCAAGGATCGCAGTGCTTATCTGATCTAA
- a CDS encoding DNA-binding protein codes for MRQKTTQNCIAVGIFRRSENGQELLESIADWQLKVDMEVAVDSLEGLMKAVSLAPNLIFLDALIPPVEQVHLIHYLSNNKDTQRIPILVDEGFIKLHPGVVALADENHGSRPPFFLTECIKEELENGLIELNPLIIVYPATTAESNGVWADGNRHELLEALFLEALARKCI; via the coding sequence ATGCGCCAGAAAACTACTCAAAACTGTATTGCAGTGGGGATATTTAGGCGCAGTGAAAATGGCCAAGAATTACTAGAATCCATTGCCGATTGGCAGCTAAAAGTGGATATGGAGGTTGCTGTGGACAGTCTAGAGGGTCTGATGAAGGCGGTTTCATTGGCTCCCAACCTTATCTTTTTGGATGCCTTGATACCCCCAGTTGAGCAAGTCCATTTAATCCATTATTTGAGTAACAACAAGGACACGCAGAGGATTCCTATTCTAGTAGATGAAGGTTTTATCAAGCTTCACCCAGGGGTTGTTGCCCTGGCAGACGAGAATCATGGCAGCCGCCCCCCCTTTTTTTTAACAGAGTGCATAAAAGAAGAGCTTGAGAATGGCCTTATTGAGCTAAACCCCCTCATCATTGTTTATCCAGCCACCACAGCTGAATCAAATGGGGTTTGGGCGGATGGCAATCGTCATGAATTGCTAGAAGCGCTCTTCTTAGAGGCATTAGCCAGGAAGTGTATTTAA
- a CDS encoding 2-oxoglutarate dehydrogenase E1 component, whose protein sequence is MMQDQRDNSYLFGGNAPYVEELYESYLHDPASVADHWRDYFDNVKQVPAVDGSSRTDIAHGPIVASFAERAKQGPIRTISDSADSEMGRKRVAVQQLIAAYRNVGNRWANLDPLKRTERQDIPELDPAFYGFTDGDMDIVFNTSNTFFGKNEMSLRDLLQALRETYCGTIGVEFMFIADQKIKKWWQEKLESIRSTPQFNVDEKRQILDRVTAAEGLERYLQAKYVGQKRFSLEGGESFIACMDELIRDSGNKGIQEIVIGMAHRGRLNVLVNTLGKMPKDLFAEFEHKGPETLPAGDVKYHQGFSSDISTPGGPVHLSLAFNPSHLEIVNPVVEGSARARMERRGDMLGEQVMPVLVHGDAAIAGQGVMQETLAMSEVRGYSTGGTMHIVINNQIGFTTSDPRDLRSSLYCTDTMKIVDAPVLHVNGDDPEAVVLATKLAVEFRMKFHKDVAVDIICFRKLGHNEQDTPAMTQPLMYKIIAAHPGTRKLYADKLETQGVLPAGTGDLMVKEYRAAMDEGKQTSDPVLSNFKGKFAVDWSPFLNKKWTDEADTAIPLTEWKRLAKKISTIPEGFKAHPLVAKVYNDRAAMGRGEANVDWGMGEHMAFASLVASGYPVRLSGEDSGRGTFTHRHAVLHEQNREKWDTGTYIALQHVTKDQAPFVVIDSILSEEAVLGFEYGYAAAEPNTLTIWEAQFGDFANGAQVVIDQFIASGEVKWGRANGLVMMLPHGYEGQGPEHSSARLERFMQLCANTNMQVIQPTTAAQIFHVLRRQMIRQFRKPLILMTPKSLLRNKEAASPLSEFTKGGFQTVIGERDDSIDAKQVTRLVMCSGKVYYDLVKQRAEKKIGDVAIIRLEQLYPFPHKALTAEMKKYHKLEDVVWCQDEPQNQGAWFFVQHNILENMSDGMKLGYAGRPASASPACGYAHLHQEQQKSLLNAAFAKLKGYVITK, encoded by the coding sequence ATGATGCAGGATCAAAGAGATAACTCCTATCTCTTCGGCGGAAACGCCCCCTACGTAGAGGAACTCTACGAATCCTACTTGCACGATCCAGCTTCCGTAGCTGATCATTGGCGAGATTATTTCGATAACGTGAAACAGGTTCCAGCGGTTGACGGTTCATCTCGAACTGATATTGCTCACGGACCGATTGTTGCTTCATTTGCTGAGCGCGCTAAGCAAGGTCCTATCAGAACGATTTCTGATTCGGCTGACTCAGAGATGGGCCGCAAACGCGTTGCTGTTCAGCAGTTAATTGCCGCGTATCGTAACGTTGGCAATCGCTGGGCAAACTTAGATCCATTAAAGCGGACAGAGCGCCAGGACATTCCTGAATTAGATCCCGCTTTCTATGGCTTTACAGATGGCGATATGGATATCGTCTTCAATACAAGTAATACATTCTTCGGCAAAAACGAAATGTCTTTGCGCGATTTGCTTCAAGCATTGCGCGAAACCTACTGCGGCACGATTGGTGTCGAGTTCATGTTTATTGCCGACCAGAAGATTAAGAAGTGGTGGCAAGAGAAGTTAGAGTCCATTCGCTCAACCCCACAATTTAATGTGGATGAGAAGCGTCAAATCTTGGACCGCGTTACCGCTGCTGAAGGTCTAGAGCGTTACCTCCAGGCTAAATATGTTGGTCAAAAGCGTTTCTCTCTCGAGGGTGGTGAAAGCTTCATCGCCTGTATGGACGAGCTGATTCGTGACTCTGGCAACAAAGGTATTCAAGAGATCGTTATTGGTATGGCCCACCGTGGTCGTCTCAATGTATTAGTAAACACTTTGGGCAAGATGCCTAAAGACTTGTTTGCTGAGTTTGAGCATAAGGGTCCGGAAACATTGCCAGCCGGTGACGTTAAATATCACCAAGGTTTCTCAAGCGATATTTCTACTCCTGGCGGCCCTGTTCACTTGTCATTGGCATTTAACCCATCCCATTTAGAAATCGTGAACCCAGTAGTTGAAGGTTCTGCACGCGCTCGTATGGAGCGTCGTGGCGATATGTTGGGTGAGCAGGTCATGCCAGTTTTGGTTCACGGTGATGCTGCGATTGCAGGTCAGGGCGTGATGCAAGAAACATTGGCAATGTCTGAAGTTCGTGGCTATTCCACGGGCGGCACAATGCACATTGTGATTAATAACCAAATTGGTTTCACAACATCTGATCCACGCGATTTACGTTCAAGCTTGTATTGCACGGACACCATGAAGATTGTGGATGCTCCGGTATTGCATGTGAACGGCGATGATCCAGAAGCTGTTGTATTGGCAACGAAGTTGGCTGTTGAGTTCCGCATGAAGTTCCATAAGGACGTTGCGGTTGACATCATCTGCTTCCGTAAATTGGGCCACAACGAGCAAGATACACCTGCAATGACTCAGCCGTTGATGTACAAGATCATTGCTGCGCATCCTGGCACACGTAAGCTCTACGCAGACAAGTTAGAGACTCAAGGTGTATTGCCAGCTGGTACTGGCGACTTAATGGTTAAAGAGTACCGTGCTGCGATGGATGAAGGTAAGCAAACCTCTGATCCAGTATTGAGCAACTTTAAAGGTAAGTTTGCAGTAGATTGGTCACCATTCTTGAATAAGAAGTGGACCGATGAAGCGGATACAGCGATTCCATTAACTGAGTGGAAGCGTTTGGCTAAAAAGATCTCAACCATTCCTGAAGGCTTCAAAGCCCATCCATTAGTTGCCAAGGTCTACAACGACCGTGCTGCTATGGGTCGCGGTGAGGCCAATGTTGACTGGGGTATGGGTGAGCACATGGCTTTCGCATCCTTAGTTGCAAGTGGCTACCCAGTACGCTTATCTGGTGAAGATAGCGGACGCGGTACCTTTACTCACCGTCACGCGGTATTGCATGAGCAAAATCGTGAGAAGTGGGACACCGGTACTTACATTGCGCTTCAGCACGTTACTAAGGATCAAGCACCGTTTGTGGTGATTGACTCGATTCTTTCTGAAGAGGCTGTACTTGGTTTTGAATACGGCTATGCCGCAGCTGAACCAAACACCTTAACCATTTGGGAAGCCCAGTTTGGCGACTTCGCAAACGGTGCGCAAGTGGTTATTGACCAGTTCATCGCTTCCGGTGAAGTGAAGTGGGGTCGTGCAAACGGCTTGGTCATGATGTTGCCGCACGGTTACGAAGGTCAAGGTCCAGAGCATTCTTCCGCACGTCTTGAGCGCTTTATGCAGTTGTGTGCTAATACCAATATGCAGGTGATTCAGCCAACTACAGCAGCGCAAATCTTCCACGTGTTGCGTCGTCAAATGATTCGTCAGTTCCGCAAGCCGCTGATCTTGATGACACCAAAATCATTGCTGCGTAATAAAGAAGCTGCATCACCGTTATCTGAATTTACAAAAGGTGGTTTCCAAACTGTAATCGGTGAGCGCGATGATTCTATCGATGCTAAACAGGTCACCCGTTTGGTCATGTGTTCTGGCAAGGTCTATTACGACTTGGTTAAACAGCGTGCCGAGAAGAAGATTGGCGATGTAGCCATCATTCGCTTGGAGCAGCTCTATCCATTCCCGCATAAAGCATTGACTGCTGAGATGAAGAAGTATCATAAGTTGGAAGACGTGGTGTGGTGTCAGGATGAGCCACAAAACCAGGGTGCTTGGTTCTTTGTACAGCACAACATCTTGGAAAACATGTCTGATGGCATGAAGTTGGGTTATGCGGGCCGTCCTGCATCAGCTTCACCAGCTTGTGGTTATGCACATCTCCATCAAGAGCAGCAGAAGTCTTTATTGAATGCGGCATTTGCCAAATTAAAAGGTTACGTGATCACGAAATAA